The following is a genomic window from Antechinus flavipes isolate AdamAnt ecotype Samford, QLD, Australia chromosome 3, AdamAnt_v2, whole genome shotgun sequence.
ctaagttgtcttgggcaGAAAGAATACttgatcctgattttttttttttttttgcctctgtcACTCTAtaatttgatttgaggcattgttttaaaactttttggaAAAGGATGTTGGTAGGACACAGCTGAGTTTGTTCTCTACTCCTGCATCTCAACTTCACCCTGtctagttcaattattcttaaatcATTTCTTATCTATTATCTAGATAAGTTATTTTTCCTATGAGaggtttcacattttcttttattttttcagatgttTGACTTTATTATTTCATAATGTATCACAAAGTCATTAAGTTTCCATGGGCGATTATAGTTTTTAAGGACTTATTTTATTCAGCAAGTGTCTTTCTTTTACAAagttattgattctttttttttcataaatttcttaTATTACTCTTCTACCATTCCCCAACtttcttatttagtttttaaaatcacttaaggctctttttgagctttttatttatatcttctaaCAATTCTTCTTAGATTTGTATCCACAATGCagttttctatttcacaaattctgttttttaacaaattggtttctttttcatatcaattttgtaaggagttatgtgctttccccatttcatcaaatctatttttaaggagttttcttcagataatttctgctttttcttttccaaagtctcttgcaaaattctcatttcctttcctgatttttcttatcactctctttaagatcctttttgaattcttccaaaagagccttgtgagatggggaccaattcatacCACCCTTTgggctttatctggagatgatttgcctttaggatgctcaggatttgaggtctgttcttttctttctccataaaagctatctattgtcagagttcctttttgtttttttgctcttttttttaagGTTGAGATCTGTTCTTAGGGCAAGGGGGAGATTGTCCCAAATTTCCATTACAGGTGACAGGTGCTTTAAGTTGCCATGGGGCCAGtgctgctgactgacttccagtgctgAGTAGGCATGACCAGGTTCCATGTTTTTCTGGGTTTCAGAGACTCACTATttgctttcatattttctttggatgtctcacagctaatctgctaatGCACTGGCTTATAATCCagaacagagtagcctaagagccaTCCAGTAGATTCCCCAGTGCTACCATGCTGCAAAGCACTGACTCCCTGCACTGTGTCTGCACTCAGCCaactctttctcccctcccacaATTTAAACAAACCTTTCCTatagttcttccaaagtatcttctgctggaaatttattacactccaaatatttgtgggttctgtcactctaaaagcACCTCAGAGATTTGATCTGGGGTTGATGTGAGGGACATTAGgaggagctcagataaagatgtgTCTACcttttgccatcttggctccatccacCCATGCTGCAATTTTCTCTGAGATTTTGCTTGTAGAATTTCTTGTCCTTTTCCATATTTGTGTATTAAGCTTTGTGTCATCACAGAAGCTCTTAGTGATAgggttatatttttatttgctcattcttccattgacttcttattttacagtttaTGTTAGAATTGAGCTCTGCTTGCTGGGGAGCTATCTGGGCAGATATTTAGCCtgtgctttttctttatatcttactACTGTTTTCATAATCTAATTAAGAAGCTTGCAAGTTTATGAAGCCTTCATGATAGTGTAAAATAGGGAGaagttttttctcccctttcttcctagTATAAATTCTGCAAGTTCCTGATTCAGGTCCAGATCTATTGGATCATTTGGGGTTCAATTTCAGTAGGCTGTTGCTGTACTTAGTTATTGTTAGCCCATTGGgacatttacacatacacacacatatatatatataaaccttcCTTGTTCTTTATCATCTTGGAACATTCATTATTGATTTTGTATGTGTAGGTGATTATGCTCTTTATGTTGTAGTCATTAGGTATATTGTTTTGTGACTCTGTTACTTTATAAGTCATGTAGATATTTCTGTGCTTCTTTTATATTCATCATAGAGCTCATTTCTCATAGTctaataacattctattatattcatgtatcacaataTATGTAGCCATTATCCAATTCAAGGACATttaatttgtttccatttctttgctatctAAAAGAGTGCTTCTATGAATATTCTGGATAAGTGGAGATTTTCTTCTTACTAATGGCTTCCTTGTGGTATAATCTAGTAATGGAATCTCTGCATTAAAATCTCTGGTTATTTTAGATACTTTTTAcaattccaaaatgttttccaaaatcaTTCTTACTGATCCACAGCTCTACTAGCAATTTACTAGTATACTCATCTTCTCACATTCCTTTCAACatttactattctcattttagccaatttgcaagatgtgaggtgataccacaaaattgttttgatttgtatttttcttatttttagtctttgcattctttcatatatttgattttttaaattaaattttatattttataatattttcagttctgaattttctcctactgagaaagccaaaaaaaaaaaaaaaaactcaacccaTAAAATTCATTAGCAACACATgtagtcaaggaaaacaaatgtcCATATTGGCTATATCACCAGAAATATGTCTTAATCAGCACTTTGAGTATATCCCCAGTTATCTGGAGTCAGGTAACATGGTTGATTATGAGCACTTCAGAATTGTGAATGGcctttttgtttcttgcaaataaTCAATTAGAAGTGTCAAAATGCTAGAATTGTAATAATTTTCACCCCTCACAGCTGCAAAATACCTTATCTGTTGTACtgcagtttccttttattgttctgcctcagtccctaaattgttctgcctcagttgcTTGAACTGTTCTGCCttaatccccctggttgcaaatCCCCCTTTCTGAGcattagaactgatataatttaggactgGCTACTCCAGGGTCATAAACTATAAATGTTTAATCCCAGATAAAGGGGAattcagacatcctggctcctatGTCCTcttaagttatcaagaatttatgatcctacccCAAACCTGTCAGAACCGAATTGATGGTCCCTTCCTGGAAATTCCCATGCTCACCAGTGTTTGGACTTcaccccttgcctttgtctcccctgatCACTTAAagccatataaaaatcattggaatctcacattgaaggctgaattctttgagacgaAAGTCTAATTCAGCCCTGGGGAGACAAATGAATTCTtatctgcccccccccccagaaaaTCTTTCACTCTCAGAAACCCAAATAAGATATTAAACCcaattaaaactctctaatcttcaTCTTGCCTCATTTTTTCCAGCATTACAATCAAGTATAAATCCTTTCTGGTCTTAGATGGATGTGCTTATATATATCAGATGTTTATCTGTCCCCACTAGGATGTTATGTATATTCTGCCTCATTCCAGTGACCCaagttttaaaagtttcataatatttatattcttgGGGTCAAAGTATATATCTGAAGCATTTAGCTGGAACATGGAACACCGTTCTTTTACTTTTTACAGGCATTTACTTATATCTTGGgccaataaaatgtattttgttcagttctaaagCTTTGTCTTGACCTGCGTGTCccaaattattcatttcattcaattcagtcaattcaacaagcatgtattgAATACCTACCAAGTACTAAGCAATTTGGTTATTAGGCAACagaattacaaagacaaaagtaaaaagtGGAGGAAACATATCTAgttaagtataaaataatttccctGTTGGGAAAGTAGAAAATACTATAAGTTGATGCATCAGGAAAGTAATAATTTTGAAGCACTTAAGCTAAGCCTTGAACAGAGCTGTGGATTCCAAGACATGGAGTTAAAAAGGGATAACGTTGTTGAGAATATTTCAGATATGCAGAACATCAGTTTGTGTAGAAGGATAGAGGTTAATAGCTGGAATATCTTGTAAGGGAAACAGTAGGTAAGCTAGTTTGCCTGGAATATAGAATACATtaaaataaagggagagagatatCGTGGGTTATTCAGAATTTCCAAACCTGAAATACTGGAATAGTGATGCCATTCATACAAAGTAGGTCATTGAAATGTAGATACAATGGAGaggtagtttaaaaaaatggtttttttaCACTGAGGCAAAAATGACTTTGTACCCCAAACCTTTGctaaatttcttttggaaatagcCCTCTGGGAAgttgtttctcagtgtaataaacacatttttttttggcCCAAAATCTCACCTGCAGATAGAGACTTTGAATTTTGTCGCAAAAACCTATGACACCTGCCTGGGGACTCTATTGCTGTTAGAGTATCTCTCACCCCTCATTTCTCACATCtcaacattttgttttaatttgtatctgtAACAATGATGAAAGGATTGTAAAATATTGGCACTGTAAGAATAAACATTTTGATAAGGAACAGATtaaagaactttattttaaattttaaaaattgctggaaaagtATGTAAAGAAACTTAGCTTTCAGATAGAATCTGAGCAGTTTTGGATGATGTAGTATACAATGTACTGCGATAATATAAATAAGATTCAAATCATGTTTTGAATAGCATAGAATAATGCCTCATTTGTATGAGAACAGACAATgtaaacaaagaattttaagGGCATCAGAGGAAGGGTAGACCATGTTGAAGAATTTAGAAAGTTGAGACAATAGGGCACCTCAGCTCTTTTGCAGATCAGTATTTATTACAAATACAAATCaagaaatcacataaaaatttgaATCCTGATGCATAATTTAAAAAGTACTATCAGTCTAAATTGAGAAATTGAGGAGTTATGAATAgtgaatcatgaagagtcaggagGCTGTCATTTAAGCCACAGAAGTGCAAGTGTAGGACctgaaataatttcaaatatgaCCCTAAGAAGAATTGGAGATACAGCTGAGGGAATAGAAAGCTTTGCTCTTTTGGAGCTGTGATGTTCAGGAGCAGTCTCCTGAAAGAAGGCTTCAGTTAAGCAATTTTCAACAGGCAGCATCAAATTTTACAATACTCGGAATATCTCAGTCGATTTACTGATTTTTTTATGCTTGAGactaatttatctttctatcactataatcaaaaataaatttgacagagACTTGTACTCATCAATGTTTCTGCAAACTGAGCAATTAATCGAACATGAGAGGAACTATTAATGCCACGTGATGATTTAAGGACAAGAGCATTTGTATTAAATGCTGTTGCAAGTTCCAAAGTACCATCTAAGCCTCTAGGTTTCTGAAGCAGTAAAGTAACTTGTGGGATATGATCTGGGTATGCCTTATCTTCAATACTATGGATATGGATTTGGAGTTCCTGAATAGGCATAAAGTGTGAGTTCAGACCAACCTCAGCACCTAATCACTACCTTGTTCTTCCTCTACTGCCATGGTCTCAGAATAATCTAAAATTCTGGCTTCCTGGGAAAAGgagtataattctttttttttcattcatatatttagCGTTCATAGTGACTTTAAAAACAATCTAATCCAATAAATGCTAtttgaagataaggaaactagACCTGTAGAACATAATTGACTTCCCAAAGGTGTCACAAATAATAAGTAAAAGAGATAGGATATGAATTCCAATTATTCATTCTTAAAGCTAGTGATCTCTCCAATATTCCTTGCTGcttcatagttttcctaataatgaaagAAACTTTCTAATTCCTTCTTTACTGTTGTATTTCTTAGTAACTTAAATTATCATACACATCACCAGATTGCCACAAGTAATTATAGGTCTTTGAATTATAAATAACGACTTAACTATAATGGCTTGCAAGGGGATTGTGAAGATGTCTGTAGGTCATGAAGATGCAAATGGAATCTTAACAATTACAAAACTGttgtaagaaatagaaaaaatcaatgtgaaataaaacaataaaatttccaAAGCTAATCACATTCCCTACTCTAATAATCCTGGTAATTCACATAACCAAAGTTCTTTCTGCTATTAAAACTTGCAATTACTTTAGCACAATTCCTCTGGATCTCCTTCACTTCTTgattagaataatgtttttttgtCTAATAATAATGAGGTTCTTTGTGTTAGAGCAGATTTTTGTGTTAAAGTTAGTTAGAGGCATGTTCCCAAGAAAGACAATCTGTATATCTCTCCCTGTACCTAAATATGCAGGTGAGAAATCCTGTTTTCTTTATGATCTGTATTTCAAATTTATGTTCCTAAAACAGAGATGATCTCACTTCCCAGATAAAAAAAAGGTTCAAATATTTCCCTAATACCTCCAAGATAAAAGAATAttgatggtgataataatatttattaaatacctattatgtgccaaacactgtgctaaatactttataaacatgagctcattttatccttacaacaatcctgagagcTATGGAGGGGCTTTTATTATTCCTActtacaaatgatgaaattgaagcagttggggtttagtgacttgcccagggtcacacagctaggaagtatgtctgaggccaaatttgaaatcagatccttcTGATGCATAGCTTCCccaagatttgaactaaggtcctccagCTCTAggacctgtgctctatccactgtgccatataacTGCCCAgaacttcttgactccagatccagtcaTCTATTCACTGGGTCATCTTACTGCAAAGCTCATTTAAAGCCTCAACACTGGTCTCCgtctttatttcaaaattattttatatctttctctcaTACTCTTTGTTTCAATCAAACTGCTCTGCTAGCTATTCTACCTAACATCTACTTTCACTATTCCATATTCATGACTGTACAAGTGGTCCCTCTCATGGGGAATGGTTGCCCATCTCTCCTCATATTGTTGCTAGGGTCTTTTAAAGTACAGCATAGCAACGGAATATACAAGCCCTTTCTTGACTATCCAATTAttagaattttcttccttcttgaatttactttatatatataatttatttttacttgtaaACTGACCCCCAAACCACAGGTGAGTTCCAGAAGgacaatgatttttatttctagCACCTAATAcaatgttttgcacatagtaTATTCAAAAAAATGTTCTTCTATTTAATGACATGTTTGTatctttaatttgttttccttatagCTTTATAAATTAGAAGAGACATCAAAAAGCATCTAatccaatattctcattttatagacaaagaaagtgggtcccagagaggttaagtcacAGGCAGGAAGTATTCACAGAGTTCTTACTATTGTCTTGTGCTATCTTTCTTATTAAAAGCTAAAGAATTGGGGGTCATATTTTATCTatcattttgcatatttatttcctcctttgtttttGGTAATTGATAAAGTTATATAACacaatttttaaatcaatatagCATTTCAGATAACTATAAAGactactttaaaaacaaattataatttgaatttttaacaaTTCATTGTGAGatttcctttttactttatttcaatgGTACAAAATACTTGCAAATACAAGATAGTATTCACTTTAGACATTATCCCCACTTCTTATTTTCCGGAATAAAATGAATGGATATAAGTAagcctatttttaaaagatggatagATTGCTACCTCATATTTGTGTGAGAAAATTTATTTGTGATGGTATTTTTAtaaacaattatttcatttcatactgaaaaaaaaaaacaacctctcaCAGGAGAATGGGTAGTTATTAATGATATCTCATAGATTCAGGAcctaagggagggaggaggaatgaAATACCTTAAGTCACAATCTcctatttaatcattttttttttccatgagaaaCCTATTTTCCTAAAACTTCTCTTCAGGGCAGTTTTGACATCTTTATTCCTTAGGCTATAGATCAGGGGGTTTAGCATAGGCAATACTGTAGTATAAAATATAGAGGACACTTTACCCTGAGCTAAAGAGTGAACTGATGATGGCTGCAGGTACACAACAATGGCAGAGCCAAAAGTGAGGGTAACAGCGGCAACGTGGGAGCTACACGTGGTAAAGGCCTTGAACCTACCCTCAGTTGAACGAATGTGAAGGATGCTGATTATGATGAAGATATACGAGGTAAGGATAGTCAGAGTAGGAATGAGGATGTTAAATGCACTTAAGTATAGGACCAAAAGTTCATTTACATAGGTGTTGGAGCAGGAGAGGCTCAGGAGGGGAAGAAGATCACAGAAGTAATGGTTGATGAGATCAGCTTTGCAAAACAACAGCTTCTGCATAAAACCAACATGAATTGTGGAGCCAACAATTGCCAGAAAGTACACTCCTGCCATGAGCTTGGAGCAAACTTGATAGTTCATCAGAACATTATAAAGAAGGGGACTGCGAATGGCAACATAGCGATCATATGCCATCACTGCCAACATGTGGCATTCAGCAAtagcaaaaatgagaaagaaatagagcTGAGCCATGCACTCATTATAAGAGATAGCATTTTTTCCTGACACAAAGCTCACTAGCATTTTAGGGGTAATGGCAGTAGAATGACAGAGATCAATGAAGGACAAGTTTCTAATGAAATAGTACATTGGGGTGTGAAGGTGATTATTCAGTACAATCAATAGAATCATGCCCAAGTTTCCTACTACACTGGCTGaatagataagaaagaagagaatgaacaAAGGGAGCTGGAAACTTGGCTCATCTGTTAGTCCCTCAAGGAAGAAACGAGTCACTGCAGAGTGATTTTGTGCATCCATTATCTTTTTGCAATGAAATATctctgtaaataaaaataagttattagCAGCGCACCTGAAATCACAGAGACAGCATTCAGACTTAGGTTCGTATGTATGGTAGAGAGCTGGGTCTGCTGAGTATGATTTTATTGAAACATAAGCATACATATGAAATATAGCTAAACCTATTAGAAACcagtagattaaaaataaaatagctgtGACAACCGAATAGCTTACTATATCAGTCTTTTCTATCTTGGATGTTTCAgaaattacatatttaatttaagCCCTTTTCCCCATGCTTTAGACCTTTTCTACCATTAACTCTATAGACCATTTCCCAGTTACTTAAACCTT
Proteins encoded in this region:
- the LOC127557333 gene encoding putative olfactory receptor 8G2, with the translated sequence MDAQNHSAVTRFFLEGLTDEPSFQLPLFILFFLIYSASVVGNLGMILLIVLNNHLHTPMYYFIRNLSFIDLCHSTAITPKMLVSFVSGKNAISYNECMAQLYFFLIFAIAECHMLAVMAYDRYVAIRSPLLYNVLMNYQVCSKLMAGVYFLAIVGSTIHVGFMQKLLFCKADLINHYFCDLLPLLSLSCSNTYVNELLVLYLSAFNILIPTLTILTSYIFIIISILHIRSTEGRFKAFTTCSSHVAAVTLTFGSAIVVYLQPSSVHSLAQGKVSSIFYTTVLPMLNPLIYSLRNKDVKTALKRSFRKIGFSWKKKMIK